The window GGCGGTCTTGTTCCGGTAACGCGGGTCTGACTGCACCCAGTTCCAGAGGTCACCGATCCATTTATCCACCTGGTGGGCGGCATGGAGGTAATCCCGGTAATGGCCTTCATGCGCCCATTCGTCTGTTTCACCATAGGCGATGAAACAAACCCTTGGCGCCTGCAATTTCATATGCTCCATAGCAGCATAATGGGTGAATACATCCAGGCATTCCCCATTACCAAAGGGGCGATAGGAATCCAGTAACATCCGGTTGATGGTCTGTTGCGCTGCACTGAGTTTGGGTCCCGCCACCGTATCAAAGGCATTAATAACGGGGATGCCTGAACGCTTTTCATTAACGATCCGGTCAAAGGCCTCCCAGGCCCCGAATACAGCCACCTTGTTCTTATAGGCCGGCTGCCGGTTCAGGAATTCCAGCAAGGTGGTATGGGGGTTGGGCGGGAAGGAATTGCTGTTGATCTGCTCATCGCCATACCCTGTCAGCAACTCGCTGTAACCGGGATAGGAAAACCAGTGCGGGTTGGCATTATTCACCTTCGTCCCCAGCTGGCGGTTACCGTATAATTGCCCCTTTTGCGCTATCACCGACCAAAAGAAAGGCATCAGCTTCTGCCTGCGTTGGCGGGGATCGGCATCCCAATACCTGGCGTAAATGCCGGCACTATCCCCCTGGTTAAATGACTTGTCATTGGCCAGGGCACTGTCCATCCCGGTGAACACTTCCTGCCACCTTAATCCATCTGTAGTTACCAGGATAAGGTTCTCGATCTTCTTTTGGGCATTGGCCTGCTGGTTGACGCTGATCCAGCCAGTGAGGAGGAGCAACCCTTTTAGTAATGGTTTCATTTGCCTGTTGGTTTGGGCAAGCAAAATAGTTCATATTGCCTTCGCCGACAGCCATTTAAAATTAGTTAACCGGAAGTTGACAGATCAGTAACAGTACAACCCTCCAACTACCATGGCCATCCCAAGCCCAGCTTTGCAAGTGGCTTTTCATTTTTAGGCATTCGGTACCTGATATTCCCTAGTTTTGCGGCCATGGGCCAAAAAAAACTGGTACGTTTCGAAGCCATTAAAGGCTTTCCCAACGTTTTACAATATCCCGAAGGCATGCCCGGCAAATGGCAGGAGCATTTCGGCAATAACCACCCCATTACCCTGGAATTGGCATGTGGGAAAGGGGAATACACGGTGGGGCTCTCTGCCATGTACCCTGACCGGAATTTCATTGGTGTTGACGTGAAGGGCAACAGGCTCTATGTGGGGGCCAAACAGTGTATTGCTGCCAACCGCAGGAATGCGGCCTTCCTCCGCACCCAGATTGACCGGATCGCGACCTATTTCGCACCCGGCGAAGTGGAAGAGATCTGGCTTACCTTTCCCGATCCCCAATTGCGTAAGTCAAGGGCCAAAAAAAGACTGACCCACCCCAAGTTCCTGCGGCTCTACCAACAGTTTCTCCGCCCGGGTGGGATCATTAACCTGAAGACTGACTCCCCTGTATTATACCAATTTACCCTGATGGTTCTCGAACTTTATGGCCTTGAGCTTGTTGCTCAATCTGCTGATGTATACGGCCAGAAATCGGTAAGCCCTGAACTACAGATCAAAACCCATTACGAAGGATTGGATATTGCCGGCAGCAACCGTATTCATTATGTAGCATTTCGCCTACCGGCGCAAACATTGCAGGATAAGGACCAGATCCTGCAAGAACTGGTTAAACAACATGAAGAAGCAACTGATTGAAGGCCTTGATTTTTATTACAACGAAGACGGCTTTATTGTACTAACAGAAAAATACCACCGCGAAAAGGGGGTATGCTGCGGCAATGGTTGCAGGCATTGCCCTTTTGACTATATTAATGTCCCGGAAGAAAGGCAGGCGCTGCTCCGGGAACAAAAAGCCGACCGCGATGCCCAGTCGAAAAACAACCACGAAGGCCAATAACCCCATTAAGAAGATCCAGCCATCAGGTAAGGAAGAGCCTTCCTTTTTTGAACAGGTGTACCAGGTGGTGGAACAGATCCCGAAAGGAAGGGTCACTTCCTATGGCGCTATTGCCAAATGCCTGGGCTCAGGATTGAGTGCAAGGATGGTGGGCTGGGCACTGAACGGCTCCTTTAGTTCTTCCCGAAAAATTCCCGCGCACCGCGTCGTTAACCGCAATGGCCAGTTAAGTGGCAGGGCGCATTTTGCTACACCTACCCTGATGGAAGAATTATTGGCGAAAGAAGGGATAAAGGTGAAGAACGATACGATCATCGACTTCCAGAAACATTTCTGGGACCCCGCAACGGAGTTGGATAATTGGTAATAATTACATGATTTTTTTGCCACTAAGACACTAAGGCGCTAAGTTTCACTAAGATCAACGGCACTTCGTGTTCCTTCGTGTCTTCGCCTGCCCCAACAGCATTGTTGTGGGGGTCTTCGTGGCCTCCCTCAGAAACGCTCACCCACCCAACTGCGCCATATCGCTGTCGCTCAAACGCAATTGAAGGCGGACCTTGCTCTTGAAAGGATTCAGTCCGCCATATACAACCAGTAAGGTTAAGGCAAGTGCCAGGAAGGACCAGTTAGCTGTAAGTAAATACCCGATGATCGACA is drawn from Flavihumibacter rivuli and contains these coding sequences:
- a CDS encoding alkaline phosphatase family protein, with amino-acid sequence MKPLLKGLLLLTGWISVNQQANAQKKIENLILVTTDGLRWQEVFTGMDSALANDKSFNQGDSAGIYARYWDADPRQRRQKLMPFFWSVIAQKGQLYGNRQLGTKVNNANPHWFSYPGYSELLTGYGDEQINSNSFPPNPHTTLLEFLNRQPAYKNKVAVFGAWEAFDRIVNEKRSGIPVINAFDTVAGPKLSAAQQTINRMLLDSYRPFGNGECLDVFTHYAAMEHMKLQAPRVCFIAYGETDEWAHEGHYRDYLHAAHQVDKWIGDLWNWVQSDPRYRNKTAILITTDHGRGDAVKQEWTSHGSKIKGASETWFALLAPNLKAKGEVTKDMQVYQQQLAQTMARLLGLKYEASHPIAPLVDAVWE
- the trmB gene encoding tRNA (guanosine(46)-N7)-methyltransferase TrmB; protein product: MGQKKLVRFEAIKGFPNVLQYPEGMPGKWQEHFGNNHPITLELACGKGEYTVGLSAMYPDRNFIGVDVKGNRLYVGAKQCIAANRRNAAFLRTQIDRIATYFAPGEVEEIWLTFPDPQLRKSRAKKRLTHPKFLRLYQQFLRPGGIINLKTDSPVLYQFTLMVLELYGLELVAQSADVYGQKSVSPELQIKTHYEGLDIAGSNRIHYVAFRLPAQTLQDKDQILQELVKQHEEATD
- a CDS encoding DUF5522 domain-containing protein, with product MKKQLIEGLDFYYNEDGFIVLTEKYHREKGVCCGNGCRHCPFDYINVPEERQALLREQKADRDAQSKNNHEGQ
- a CDS encoding MGMT family protein, which codes for MPSRKTTTKANNPIKKIQPSGKEEPSFFEQVYQVVEQIPKGRVTSYGAIAKCLGSGLSARMVGWALNGSFSSSRKIPAHRVVNRNGQLSGRAHFATPTLMEELLAKEGIKVKNDTIIDFQKHFWDPATELDNW